The Lacticaseibacillus rhamnosus DNA window GTGGGTTATAATCAGAACACGTCCAACCTAAAGGAGATATCCATGGCGCTTTATCTTTTTCTCAGCTTATTAATTATCGTGTTACTGATCCTGACATTGCTACAGTATCTCAACACCAATCGCATCGTTGATCAACAGCTCACACAGCACAAAATGATGTTTCCCAATCAAATTCGCAGGGCTCGCAGTGTTTACATGCGCGGTATTTTTCGCGCTAACCATCGACAGCGCAACTTACGCACTACTGCCATTGTCTCGGATATCCTCGCTGCCATCTGCTTAGTCAACGCCGTCGTTGTTCACTTTCAACCTGATTCAACGGTTAGCTTGGGAAATTCGTTACTTCGCGGTCAAGCGCTCCATGTTTCTTCACAGCTCAATACAACCATTCAAAACACTTCTTTGTTGATCGGCATGTTGCTGGCACTGGTGAGTCGAGTCGTTTGGTTGTACCTGTCACGGTGGCGTTACCAGAAACTAGTTAAAGCAGACAGCGAACACGCCAGCGGCCCCACTGACCTTTTCTGGACGCCCGCTGTGTTACTTCAAAATCAGTATCATTTACAGCTCGGTATTCAAGCAGTGCTCATCGTCGGTATCATCTTTCTTGCCTTAACCGGTCTATTCGACTGGCTTCCAACGCCAAACAACGCAACATCACAACCACAGTCTCAATCGGTTCCTGCATCCCCCAGCTCAAGTCGTACCTCGGCTCCATCAGTAAACACCGAGTCAAATACAAGCAATGCAAGCTCCGGTTCAACACCGCAAACCACGCAGCCAACCTACCCGATTGATGACATGAAAAAGGCACCACTTGCCCCGGCTGTCGCATTGGCAAACCTGACCGATGCCGACCGAGCTGCCCTACTTTTCACGATGTACTGGACCATGAACGGGTTGCAAACTTATCAAGTGGCTGAATATGCCAACAGTACCGATGAAACATACAGCTATCATCTAGTATCTGGCGCCAGTGGACAATTAATCGTCTTTTCCGAGACGATTCCGTCTGTGAATCAATCCGATTATATGTTCTACGCCTTTATTCAGGGTGAAACCGTTAAACTCTACAACATGTATCAGTCCAAGCAAGCTATCACCAGTCTCGCCAGCCAGTACAATCTTACTGTGACAGGCACAACCATTACGCCAAACATGCCGGAGATTCAGGATAGTAACATCAATATGCGGCAACTCATCAGTGCTTTCCTAACAGACCCGGCTTTTGCCAAAATCAAATCAGGGTTAACCCAAGGCGTAGCGGTACCACTGTAAGCTTTTGCGCCTAGTTTTTGCCATAACAAAAGATCCCACCACATGAGTAGAACTCATCGTGATAGGATCTTTTTAATCACTACATTTTTAACAAAACGGTTAACGGTGCGCTTTCCGTTTCCGGCCAGCTAATCCGAATAAGCCGCTCATCGTTGCCAGCAACAATCCCATGAGGCTTAGTGTTTGTGACTGAGTATCGCCTGTTTGTGGAAGTCGATGTTTCGTTCCATTATGCGTGGAGATCTCGGACTGTTGGGTGCCAGTGCCTGTATTCGGCAAGTGATGATCAGGCGTTCCCGGCGTTGTCCCAGTATCCGTTCCGGTATCCGGCAAGTGATGACCCGGCGTATCCGGCGTTGTTCCGGTCCCAGGATCAGGACTTGGCAAGGCAACAATCTCAAAAATAGCCTGCTGCGTGTTAACATTTTTCAACAGATTATTTGGCAACAACGCCTTGATTCGTTGCAGGCCAGATGTGCTGAGAGCTACCGCATAGCTTCCCGGATTAACAGGAGCTTGACCGTCTACAAAGATCAGATCGCCGGCTTGAAGCTGAATTTCAGTTCCGTCACCCAAAACTAACCGATAATAGTCGTCATTCAAAGCGCCTGGCTGGCCATCGTAAGTTTTCTTTTGACGACCACTGAGCGTTGCAGATATAGGCGCTGGTGTAATGGTGATGGTTCCGCTGAACGTTTGATCAGTAACCTGATAATTAGGACCAATCGCTACGGCCAATTTAGCCAGCCCGCTTGCTGTCAAATGATACGTGTACGTCCCGACATTGACGCTGTCGTTTTCAACTGCAATATCTGTGTTCGTCAAGGCGATCTTTTGAGACTTTTCTGGCAGTTGGACAGTTATCGCTAATCCGCCTGCTTGACTTGCACGAGTGACACCGTTGTATTGGAACTGACCATGATTAACTGTGGCATTCACCGTTAGCGGCGTAATCGTAATGGTGCCGGTCAATCCCGCCAATTCATCTTGATCTAACTCGTAGTTCTTGCCAACAGCCTTCTGTAACTTGGCGATACCGGTTTGGCTCAACCGATAACGATACGTACCTGCTGCTGTGCCGTCATTTGTCACAAGGATATCTTCCCGAGTCAGTTGTATCGTTGTTTTGGCCTCGGCTTGCGGCAGGTAAAGGCTTGCCTGTAATCCCGCGGCGGCACTTGCTTTAGTATGACCATCATAAACAAAAGACGTGTCATTAACCGTCACCGCACCGGTAACCGGTTTGATTGTAATCGTACCAGTCAATCCCGCCAAGACTTTGGCATCAAATTGGTAATTATCACCTGATGCCTGACGTAATTTAGCGATTCCGTTAGCATCCAATTTGTATTGGTACTGACCTACGCCCACACCATCATCGGTTACAAGAATGTCTGTGGCGTTCAGATGTACCGAAACAACCTTAGTACCAAGTTTGATGTTGGCAGTTAAGTCGTGTGCCTGACTCGCCTTAGTTTGTCCATCATAACTAAATGAAACATCATTCAGATCAGCTAATGCCGTAGCTGGCGTGATCGTGACCGTGCCGCCAAGTTTGATTAAGTCCTCCTTTTTAAATTGATAATTATTTCCTGTTGCCTGGCGTAGCTTTGTCATACCAGCAGCACTTAACTTATAGCCGTACTGGCCAGCATTGACCCCGTCATTGACGACAACAATGTCAGCCGCGGTTAGCGCAACGGTTTTTGCGTTTTCGCCTAGTTTGACTGTGGCCTGAATGCCCTGAGCTTCACTGGCCTTGGTTTTGCCATCATATTCGAACGAAACATCATTGCTATCAACTGAGGTGGTAGCTGGCGTGATCGTGATGGTTCCCGTGACTTTAGCCAGATCGTCTACCGTTAGCTGGTAGTTATTTCCGGTTGCTGCTATCAGCTTAGCTTTACCAGCATCGCTCAGCTGATAGCTGTACTTGCCAGCATCTACATCATCATTCTCAACAACAATATCAGCTGACATCAGCTCAACCGTTTTTTTAGTTTCGCCTAGTGTTACCGTGGCTTGAATACCTTTGGCTTCACTGGCCTTGGTCTTACCGTCATATTCGAATGAAACGTCATTGCTATCTGCTGTGGTAACGGCTGGCGTGATCGTGATGGTTCCCGTGACTTTAGCCAGATCGTCTGCAGTTAGCTGATAGTTATTTCCGGTTGCTGCTATCAGCTTAGCTTTGCCGCTGTCGCTCAGACTGTAAGTGTATTTGCCAACGGTTGCTCCGTCATTGGCAACGATAATGTCGGCTGATGTTAAGTCAACGGTCTTTTCGCTTTCGCCTGGCTTGACTACGGCTTGGATACCTTTAGCTTCACTGGCCTTGGTCTTGCCATCATATTCGAATGATACGTCATTGCTGTTTGCTGTGGCAATGGCTGGTGTGATCGTTACGGTTCCCGTGACTTTAGCCAGATCGTCTGCCGTTAGCTGGTAGTTATTTCCAGTTGCGGTTTGCAACTTAGCTTTGCCGCTGCTACTCAGACTGTAAGTGTATTTGCCAACGGTTACTCCGTCATTAGCAACGATAATGTCGGCTGATGTTAAGTCAACGGTCTTTTCGCTTTCGCCTAGTTTAACTGTAGCTTGGATACCTTTAGCTTCACTGGCCTTGGTCTTGCCATCATATTCGAATGATACGTCATTGCTATCAACTGTGGTGATAGCTGGCGTAATCGTGATGGTCCCCACGACTTTAGCCAGATCGTCTGCAGTTAGCTGGTAGTTATTTCCGGTTGCGGCCCGCAATTTAGTTTTACCAGCATCACTTAGCTGATAGCTGTACTGACCAGCGTTTACGTCATCGTTGGCAACAATAATGTCAGCTGACGTCAGGTCAACCGTTTTTTCAGTTTCGTCTAGTGCTATCGTGGCTTGAATATCTTTGGCTTCACTGGCTTTCGTCTTGCCGTCATATTCGAACGAAACGTCATTGCTGTCTGCTGTGACAGCGGCTGGCGTGATCGTGATGGTTCCCGTGACTTTAGCTAAATCGTCTGCCGTAAGCTGGTAGTTATTTCCGGTTGCGGCTTGTAGCTTAGCTTTACCAGCATCACTCAGCTGATAGCTGTACTTGCCTGCACCTACACCATCATTCACAACAACAACATCAGCCGATGTTAGAGCAACAACTTGTCCAGACTCACCCAGCATAACCGTGGCTTGAATACCTTCAGCTTCACTGGCCTTGGTCTTGCCATTATATTCAAATGAAACGTCATTACTATCTGCTGTGGCAATGGCTGGCGTGATCGTGATAGTTCCCGTGACTTCAGCCAAGTCGTCTGCGGTTAGCTGATGATCGCTCCCTGCTTCCCTCTGTAACTTAGCTTTACCAGCATCGCTCAGTCGATAACTGTACTTGCCTGCATCTACGCCATCCTCCGCAACAACAATGTCCCCCGAGGTCAGGTCAATATTCTTTTCAGTCCCGTCAATGGTCAAAATCGCTTGAATGCCTTTAGCTTCACTGACTTTCGTTTTTCCATCGTACTCAAAGTGAGCATCCTTGCCTGTTGCGATTGCTCCAGCAGGGGTGATTGTAATGCTTCCTGAAACCTTATCCAAAGCCTCTGTCGTTAACTGATAATTACTTCCTGTTGCCGCCTGTAATTTAGATTTGCCGCTGTCGCTCAGACTATAAGTGTATTTGCCAACGATTACTCCGTCATTGGCAACGATAATGTCAGCTGACGATAGGTCAACCGTTTTTTCAATTTCGCCTAATTTGATTGTGGCTTGAATACCCTTGGCTTCACTGGCCTTGGTCTTACCATCGTATTCAAATGAAACGTCATTGCTATCCGCTGTAGTGGTAGCTGGCGTGATTGTGATTGTTCCAGCAACCTTAGCCAAATCGTCTGCAGTCAACTGATAGTTATTTCCAGTTGCGGCTTGCAGCTTAGCCTTACCAGCATCACTTAGCTGATAGCTGTACTGACCGGCGTTTACGTCATCGTTGGCAACAACAATGTCAGCTGACGTCAGGTCAACCGTTTTTTCAGTTTCGCCTAGTGCTATCGTGGCTTGAATATCTTTGGCTTCACTGGCTTTCGTCTTGCCGTCATATTCGAACGAAACGTCATTGCTGTCTGCTGTGACAGCGGCTGGCGTGATCGTGATGGTTCCCATGACTTTAGCTAAATCGTCTGCCGTGAGCTGGTAGTTATTTCCGGTTGCGGCCTGTAGCTTGGCCTTACCAGCATCACTCAACTGATAACTGTATTTGCCTGCATCTACACCATCATTCTCAACAACAATGTCAGCTGACGTCAGGTCAACTGTTTTTTCAGTCTCGCCTAGTGTTACTGTGGCTTGAATACCTTTGGCTTCACTGGCTTTCGTCTTGCCGTCATATTCGAACGAAACGTCATTGCTATCTGCTGTGGCAACGGCTGGCGTGATCGTGATAGCTCCCGCGACTTTAGCCAGATCTTCTGTAGTTAGCTGATAGTTATTTCCGATTGCGGCCTGCAATTTAGCTTTACCAGCATCACTCAACTGATAACTGTATTTGCCTGCATCTACACCATCATTCTCAACAACAATATCATCTGACGTCAGGTCAACCGTTTTTTCAGTTTCGCCTAGTTTGACTGTAGCTTGAATACTCTTAGCCTCACTGGCCTTGGTTTTGCCGTTATATTCAAATGAAACGTCATTGCCGTTTGCCGTGGCAACGGCTGGCGTGATCGTAATGGTTCCCGTGACTTTAGCCAGATCATCTGCCGTTAGCTGGTAGTTATTTCCGGTTGCTGCCTGTAGCTTAGCCTTACCAGCATCACTCAGATTATAGCTGTACTGACCTGCATTTACACCATCATTCACAACAATAATATCAGCCGATGTTAGAGCAACAACTTGTTCAGACTCACCCAGC harbors:
- a CDS encoding MBG domain-containing protein; amino-acid sequence: MIIGLTATGKLGNGGFVYDGTTLASQANDLAVTVVLSDGTQQTMNLTAADITLVEKNSANAGTYHYLLNSVGLARLQDLLGETVTIDQTEINQVSGTITITPAEATARGSNVSFVYDGQTKASDAKGIQATLKLGNSSRSVALASSDIVVNNDGLNAGQYSYKLSDAGIAKLQQAAGSNYLVDTTDLSGTVTITPAAATATGNDVTFVYDGQTKASGAKGIQAALKLGDTEQRVALSLADIVVNNDGVNAGQYSYKLSETGIAKLQQAAGTNYQLSTTDLAGNITITPAVATADSNDVSFEYDGKTKASEAKGIQATVKLGEFGQVVALTSADIVVVNDGVDAGKYSYQLSDAGKAKLQAVTGNNYQLTADDLAKVAGTITITPATTTVDSNDVSFEYDGKTKASEAKGIQAIIKLGEGEKTVYLTSADIVVENDGVDAGQYNYQLSDTGKAKLQSATGNNYQLTADDLAKVTGTITITPAVATVASNDVSFEYDGKTKASEAKGIQATVTLGETEKKVGLTSADIVVANDGVTVGKYTYSLSDSGKAKLQAATGGNYQLTTEVLDKVSGSITITPAGAIATGKDAHFEYDGKTKASEAKGIQAILTIDGTEKTVDLTSGDIVVADDGVDAGQYGYKLSDTGKAKLQSVAGNDHQLTADDLAKVTGIITITPAVATAASNDVSFEYDGKTKASEAAGIQAMVKLGESEQVVALTSADIIVVNDGVNAGQYSYNLSDAGKAKLQAATGNNYQLTADDLAKVTGTITITPAVATANGNDVSFEYNGKTKASEAKSIQATVKLGETEKTVDLTSDDIVVENDGVDAGKYSYQLSDAGKAKLQAAIGNNYQLTTEDLAKVAGAITITPAVATADSNDVSFEYDGKTKASEAKGIQATVTLGETEKTVDLTSADIVVENDGVDAGKYSYQLSDAGKAKLQAATGNNYQLTADDLAKVMGTITITPAAVTADSNDVSFEYDGKTKASEAKDIQATIALGETEKTVDLTSADIVVANDDVNAGQYSYQLSDAGKAKLQAATGNNYQLTADDLAKVAGTITITPATTTADSNDVSFEYDGKTKASEAKGIQATIKLGEIEKTVDLSSADIIVANDGVIVGKYTYSLSDSGKSKLQAATGSNYQLTTEALDKVSGSITITPAGAIATGKDAHFEYDGKTKVSEAKGIQAILTIDGTEKNIDLTSGDIVVAEDGVDAGKYSYRLSDAGKAKLQREAGSDHQLTADDLAEVTGTITITPAIATADSNDVSFEYNGKTKASEAEGIQATVMLGESGQVVALTSADVVVVNDGVGAGKYSYQLSDAGKAKLQAATGNNYQLTADDLAKVTGTITITPAAVTADSNDVSFEYDGKTKASEAKDIQATIALDETEKTVDLTSADIIVANDDVNAGQYSYQLSDAGKTKLRAATGNNYQLTADDLAKVVGTITITPAITTVDSNDVSFEYDGKTKASEAKGIQATVKLGESEKTVDLTSADIIVANDGVTVGKYTYSLSSSGKAKLQTATGNNYQLTADDLAKVTGTVTITPAIATANSNDVSFEYDGKTKASEAKGIQAVVKPGESEKTVDLTSADIIVANDGATVGKYTYSLSDSGKAKLIAATGNNYQLTADDLAKVTGTITITPAVTTADSNDVSFEYDGKTKASEAKGIQATVTLGETKKTVELMSADIVVENDDVDAGKYSYQLSDAGKAKLIAATGNNYQLTVDDLAKVTGTITITPATTSVDSNDVSFEYDGKTKASEAQGIQATVKLGENAKTVALTAADIVVVNDGVNAGQYGYKLSAAGMTKLRQATGNNYQFKKEDLIKLGGTVTITPATALADLNDVSFSYDGQTKASQAHDLTANIKLGTKVVSVHLNATDILVTDDGVGVGQYQYKLDANGIAKLRQASGDNYQFDAKVLAGLTGTITIKPVTGAVTVNDTSFVYDGHTKASAAAGLQASLYLPQAEAKTTIQLTREDILVTNDGTAAGTYRYRLSQTGIAKLQKAVGKNYELDQDELAGLTGTITITPLTVNATVNHGQFQYNGVTRASQAGGLAITVQLPEKSQKIALTNTDIAVENDSVNVGTYTYHLTASGLAKLAVAIGPNYQVTDQTFSGTITITPAPISATLSGRQKKTYDGQPGALNDDYYRLVLGDGTEIQLQAGDLIFVDGQAPVNPGSYAVALSTSGLQRIKALLPNNLLKNVNTQQAIFEIVALPSPDPGTGTTPDTPGHHLPDTGTDTGTTPGTPDHHLPNTGTGTQQSEISTHNGTKHRLPQTGDTQSQTLSLMGLLLATMSGLFGLAGRKRKAHR